A genomic stretch from Pantanalinema sp. includes:
- a CDS encoding response regulator produces the protein MSIRILIVDDAPFMRRTLAKLFDEKGWEVVGEAANGAEAVTQFASLQPDIVTMDITMPEMDGITAVKEIVAKHPAARIIMCSAVGQQDMIVDAVKAGAKDFIVKPFQKDRVLAAVEGALKK, from the coding sequence ATGAGCATCCGCATTCTGATCGTCGATGATGCCCCCTTCATGCGCCGCACCCTCGCGAAGCTCTTCGACGAGAAGGGCTGGGAAGTGGTCGGTGAAGCCGCCAACGGGGCCGAGGCGGTCACGCAGTTCGCGTCATTGCAGCCCGACATCGTGACCATGGACATCACCATGCCCGAGATGGACGGCATCACGGCGGTCAAGGAGATCGTCGCGAAGCATCCCGCAGCGCGGATCATCATGTGCTCGGCCGTCGGCCAGCAGGACATGATCGTCGACGCGGTCAAGGCCGGCGCCAAGGACTTCATCGTCAAGCCTTTCCAGAAGGACCGCGTTCTCGCGGCCGTCGAGGGAGCGCTCAAGAAGTAA
- a CDS encoding chemotaxis protein CheW has translation MSETTIERQASTLLQLASFRLAEEEYAVDISAVQEIVRMSSITRVPRAPSFVEGVVNLRGKIVPVIDLRRRFGMASAEPTKATRIIIVDVAGKTVGLIVDAVREVLRLDSEAVSATPELVASGIDAAFFKGVGQLGDRLIILLDLQRLLSMEEIAALDKAPV, from the coding sequence ATGTCCGAAACCACCATCGAGCGCCAAGCTTCGACCTTGCTTCAGCTCGCCAGCTTCCGCCTGGCCGAGGAGGAGTACGCGGTCGACATCTCCGCGGTCCAGGAGATCGTGCGCATGTCCTCCATCACCCGCGTGCCCCGCGCCCCCTCCTTCGTCGAGGGCGTGGTGAACCTGCGCGGAAAGATCGTGCCCGTCATCGACCTGCGCCGGCGCTTCGGCATGGCCTCGGCCGAGCCGACCAAGGCGACCCGCATCATCATCGTGGACGTGGCCGGCAAGACCGTCGGCCTGATCGTCGACGCGGTGCGTGAGGTGCTTCGCCTCGACTCCGAGGCCGTCTCGGCGACCCCCGAGCTCGTGGCGAGCGGCATCGACGCCGCGTTCTTCAAGGGCGTCGGCCAGCTCGGCGATCGCCTCATCATCCTGCTCGACCTCCAGCGCTTGCTCAGCATGGAAGAGATCGCCGCCTTGGATAAGGCGCCCGTCTAG
- a CDS encoding chemotaxis protein CheX, which translates to MVNDQRSPASLDYVRAFVQAAERVLGEVIGEVPGKGTPIFQTAPSIGLQEVNVTVGITGDVQGQVNYGMDMATALAIASTMMMEPVAALDEMSISALQELANMISGNARFHLNDLGITSDITPPTMLVGKDMSATWHRIRAMAVPLDLSAGKILVTVGIRQGA; encoded by the coding sequence ATGGTAAACGATCAAAGGAGCCCCGCCAGCCTGGATTACGTTCGGGCGTTCGTCCAGGCTGCTGAGCGCGTCCTGGGCGAGGTGATCGGGGAGGTGCCCGGCAAGGGCACGCCGATCTTCCAGACGGCGCCCTCCATCGGCCTGCAGGAAGTCAACGTCACGGTGGGCATCACCGGCGACGTGCAGGGCCAGGTCAACTACGGCATGGACATGGCCACCGCGCTCGCCATCGCCTCGACCATGATGATGGAGCCGGTGGCTGCCCTCGACGAGATGTCGATCTCGGCGTTGCAGGAGCTGGCGAACATGATCTCGGGCAACGCGCGCTTCCACCTCAACGACCTGGGAATCACCTCGGACATCACCCCCCCCACGATGCTGGTCGGCAAGGACATGAGCGCGACCTGGCACCGGATCCGCGCGATGGCCGTCCCCCTCGACCTCAGCGCGGGCAAGATCCTCGTGACCGTCGGCATTCGCCAAGGAGCATAG
- a CDS encoding methyl-accepting chemotaxis protein: MRSIKHEITLRLGAGIALLFVALFAFVAVSVRQDQIVASEKYGKAITTDIADRMSADNARMLKMVDLMADHQLTGAFGRRAMTADYLRRIAEGNPDVLGAYVGYEPNADGNDQAWGGARGADKSGRFIPYYNRLKGGMNLDLLVGMETDAYYQLPKKLGRPVVVDPYLYDGVMMTSFVTPLRKDGRFAGIAGVDRGLGDIQRKLKELKPYQSAMFLLLSPRGGVVAAPVDALLGKDITKDEKFGPIFKDLVGTKKSGVRDVHDPITGKDGWMFYHPVEQGEWMLAMYVDQGEALASVNRMMLVLGLLAALGVALVAGLLLWMIGSAVKPMERLTKACEAIAEGDLGQVRVLVPETEVVKGQNEFARMTLAFRGAIGYLSAVAGHMDRIAQGDLSRSVEAKSERDQLGVALSRMSTELQEVVGRVRSAADEVGAGAVQISSSSAELSQTTSVQASSAEETSAAMEEMAANLKSVDSSVQRLGSKVSLVRGQSDELAAAVTQTSSSISELAASIQQVAGNVEGANRVAGEASVAAEAGDAAVTKTIAGMKAIDETMAGIRETIQMLDRRSGEIGAIIEVIDDIAEQTNLLALNAAIEAARAGEAGRGFAVVADEVRKLAERSAKATREIGDLIKGIQAETSQAVHVTREGAGKVREGAELAERTGEALARIKQAASQVSSLLGEVTGATSEQARASASIVTATEQMAAINDQVTGAVAEMDELTRSVTYATAEQRQGSDQVVIAVESLNRSSQEASGATDQVARTADELSRQAQQLQEAVAFFQVAPEALKASGRQVPKVLALPQRR; the protein is encoded by the coding sequence ATGCGCAGCATCAAGCACGAGATCACCCTCCGGCTTGGAGCGGGCATCGCCCTGCTCTTCGTCGCCCTCTTCGCCTTCGTCGCCGTCTCGGTGCGCCAAGACCAGATCGTAGCCAGCGAGAAGTACGGCAAGGCCATCACCACCGACATCGCCGATCGCATGAGCGCCGACAATGCCCGCATGCTCAAGATGGTCGACCTGATGGCGGATCACCAGCTCACCGGGGCCTTCGGAAGGCGGGCGATGACTGCCGATTACCTGCGCAGAATCGCCGAGGGCAACCCCGACGTGCTCGGCGCCTACGTGGGCTACGAGCCCAACGCCGATGGCAACGACCAGGCGTGGGGCGGCGCGCGCGGAGCCGATAAGAGCGGGCGCTTCATTCCCTATTACAACCGCCTCAAGGGCGGGATGAACCTCGATCTGCTGGTGGGCATGGAGACCGACGCCTACTACCAGCTCCCCAAGAAGCTGGGTCGCCCGGTGGTGGTCGATCCCTACCTCTACGATGGGGTCATGATGACCTCCTTCGTCACCCCCCTGCGCAAGGATGGGCGCTTTGCCGGCATCGCCGGCGTCGACCGCGGCCTCGGGGACATCCAGAGGAAGCTCAAGGAGCTCAAGCCTTACCAGTCCGCCATGTTCCTGCTGCTGAGCCCCCGGGGCGGGGTCGTCGCGGCACCCGTCGATGCGCTTCTCGGCAAGGACATCACCAAGGACGAGAAGTTCGGTCCCATCTTCAAGGACCTGGTCGGCACGAAGAAGTCAGGCGTGCGCGACGTGCACGATCCCATCACGGGCAAGGACGGCTGGATGTTCTACCACCCGGTCGAGCAGGGCGAGTGGATGCTTGCCATGTACGTCGACCAGGGCGAGGCCCTGGCCTCGGTCAACCGCATGATGCTGGTGCTCGGGTTGCTCGCCGCCCTCGGGGTCGCTCTCGTCGCCGGTCTCCTGCTCTGGATGATCGGCTCGGCCGTCAAGCCGATGGAGCGCCTGACCAAGGCGTGCGAGGCGATCGCCGAGGGCGATCTCGGCCAGGTGCGCGTCCTGGTCCCCGAGACCGAGGTGGTGAAGGGCCAGAACGAGTTCGCCCGCATGACCCTGGCCTTCCGCGGGGCGATCGGTTACCTCTCGGCCGTGGCCGGCCACATGGACCGCATCGCCCAGGGGGACCTCAGCCGCTCGGTCGAGGCCAAGAGCGAGCGCGACCAGCTCGGGGTGGCCCTCTCGCGCATGTCCACCGAGCTGCAAGAGGTGGTGGGCCGGGTGCGATCGGCCGCCGACGAGGTGGGCGCCGGCGCCGTGCAGATCAGCAGCTCGAGCGCGGAACTCAGCCAGACGACCTCGGTCCAGGCCTCGAGCGCCGAAGAGACCTCGGCGGCCATGGAGGAGATGGCGGCCAACCTCAAGTCGGTGGATTCGAGCGTGCAGCGTCTGGGCAGCAAGGTGAGCCTGGTACGGGGCCAGTCGGACGAGCTCGCCGCCGCCGTCACCCAGACCAGCAGCTCCATCTCGGAGCTTGCCGCCAGCATCCAGCAGGTGGCCGGCAACGTGGAAGGGGCCAACCGGGTGGCCGGTGAGGCCTCTGTCGCAGCGGAGGCGGGTGATGCGGCGGTGACCAAGACCATCGCCGGCATGAAGGCGATCGACGAGACCATGGCCGGCATCCGGGAGACCATCCAGATGCTCGACCGGCGCTCGGGCGAGATCGGGGCGATCATCGAGGTGATCGACGACATCGCCGAGCAGACCAACCTCCTGGCCCTCAACGCGGCCATCGAGGCCGCCCGAGCCGGCGAGGCCGGGCGCGGCTTCGCGGTGGTCGCCGACGAGGTGCGCAAGCTCGCCGAGCGCTCGGCCAAGGCCACCCGGGAGATCGGGGACCTCATCAAGGGCATCCAGGCCGAGACCTCGCAGGCGGTGCACGTGACCCGAGAGGGCGCGGGGAAGGTGCGAGAGGGCGCCGAGCTCGCCGAGCGCACCGGCGAGGCCCTGGCCCGGATCAAGCAGGCGGCCAGCCAGGTCAGCAGCCTCCTGGGCGAGGTCACCGGGGCGACGAGCGAGCAAGCACGAGCCAGCGCCTCGATCGTGACGGCGACCGAGCAGATGGCCGCCATCAACGACCAGGTGACCGGCGCGGTGGCCGAGATGGACGAGCTGACGCGCAGCGTGACCTACGCGACCGCCGAGCAGCGCCAGGGCTCGGATCAGGTGGTGATCGCGGTCGAGAGCCTCAACCGCAGCTCCCAGGAGGCCTCCGGGGCCACGGACCAGGTGGCCCGCACCGCGGACGAGCTGAGCCGTCAGGCCCAGCAGCTCCAGGAAGCGGTGGCGTTCTTCCAGGTCGCCCCCGAAGCGCTGAAGGCGAGCGGGCGGCAGGTGCCCAAGGTGCTGGCGCTGCCGCAGCGGCGCTAG
- a CDS encoding chemotaxis response regulator protein-glutamate methylesterase, with amino-acid sequence MSDSIRVLIVDDSAFMRRAIARMLAADPEIEIVGSVGDGAQGLEAIKTLQPDVVTMDIEMPVMDGLTALKRVMDEMPLPVIMMSTLTQNGATATLTALSLGAFDFVPKPESSMIDVLGVERELREKVRAAAHSRRSRRRLSGGHGPAAVHAATLGHQASAPAPAKPPQPLLVAPAARSGQRVPEVIGIGISTGGPPALQSLFSALPGDFPVGIVVVQHMPPGFTKPLAERLNRICPLTIREAVDGEVVEPKKALIAPAGTHLVLKREGSHLVCRTMDASTTKTWHKPSVDVLFASIAQVVGPKALAVIMTGMGNDGTAGAGAIKSRGGEIWAQDEATSVVYGMPRTVFEAGVVDRVLPLGSIPTALTTLVDG; translated from the coding sequence ATGAGCGACTCCATTCGCGTTCTGATCGTCGACGACTCGGCCTTCATGCGCCGGGCGATCGCCCGCATGCTCGCGGCCGATCCCGAGATCGAGATCGTCGGCAGCGTGGGAGACGGCGCCCAGGGACTCGAGGCGATCAAGACCCTCCAGCCGGATGTCGTCACCATGGACATCGAGATGCCGGTCATGGACGGCTTGACCGCCCTCAAGCGGGTCATGGACGAGATGCCGCTGCCGGTCATCATGATGAGCACCCTGACCCAGAACGGGGCGACGGCCACCCTGACGGCCCTCTCCCTCGGGGCTTTCGACTTCGTGCCCAAGCCCGAGTCGTCCATGATCGACGTGCTCGGGGTGGAGCGCGAGCTGCGCGAGAAGGTGAGGGCGGCGGCCCACTCGCGCCGCTCCCGCCGTCGCCTGTCGGGTGGTCACGGCCCGGCCGCGGTCCATGCGGCCACGCTCGGCCACCAGGCCTCGGCGCCGGCTCCCGCGAAGCCCCCTCAGCCCCTGCTGGTCGCCCCGGCCGCGCGCTCGGGCCAGCGGGTGCCCGAGGTGATCGGGATCGGCATCTCGACGGGCGGCCCCCCCGCGCTCCAGTCGCTCTTCAGCGCCCTGCCCGGCGACTTCCCGGTGGGGATCGTGGTGGTCCAGCACATGCCGCCCGGCTTCACCAAGCCCCTGGCCGAGCGCCTCAACCGCATCTGCCCGCTCACCATCCGCGAGGCGGTGGACGGCGAGGTGGTGGAGCCCAAGAAGGCCCTGATCGCCCCGGCGGGGACCCACCTGGTCCTGAAGCGGGAGGGCAGCCACCTGGTCTGCCGCACCATGGACGCCTCGACCACCAAGACGTGGCACAAGCCCTCGGTGGACGTCCTCTTCGCCTCGATCGCCCAGGTGGTCGGTCCCAAGGCGCTGGCGGTCATCATGACCGGCATGGGCAACGACGGCACCGCGGGGGCTGGCGCCATCAAGAGCCGCGGCGGCGAGATCTGGGCCCAGGACGAGGCCACCAGCGTCGTCTACGGCATGCCCCGCACGGTCTTCGAGGCGGGGGTGGTGGATCGGGTCCTGCCCCTCGGCTCCATCCCTACGGCCCTGACCACCCTGGTCGACGGCTAG
- a CDS encoding protein-glutamate O-methyltransferase CheR: MLDPKTHGELLRLRDLIQAHAGLRLEEAKLQALVPKFEGVMREINCPSLSALGDMLMREMAFGAGKAWTAVIPLVTINETYFFREMHQLEIFRAHLVPELQRRNATRRHLKILSAPCSTGAEPYTLAMLLEQTPANMVGWNVEIHGVDIDGPVVEQAKEGLYPKAAFRATDQAQLDRWFKAEGDRYRILERVRKAVAFRQGNLLEMNKWPGFKGFDVILCRNLLIYFDQATQRRLVDLFYQALNPGGYLLLGHSESLLTLGTSFLPDPVHRAMVYYKPTAEIEKVMR, from the coding sequence ATGCTGGACCCCAAGACCCACGGCGAATTGCTGCGCCTGCGTGACCTGATCCAGGCGCATGCGGGCCTGAGGCTCGAGGAGGCCAAGCTCCAGGCGCTCGTCCCCAAGTTCGAGGGGGTGATGCGGGAAATCAATTGCCCCAGCCTCTCGGCGCTGGGGGACATGCTCATGCGCGAGATGGCCTTCGGGGCGGGCAAGGCATGGACGGCGGTGATCCCGCTGGTGACGATCAACGAGACCTACTTCTTCCGCGAGATGCACCAGCTCGAGATCTTCCGCGCCCACCTGGTCCCCGAGCTGCAGAGGCGCAACGCGACGCGCCGCCACCTCAAGATCCTGAGCGCGCCCTGCTCGACGGGCGCCGAGCCCTACACCCTGGCCATGCTCCTGGAGCAGACGCCGGCCAACATGGTGGGATGGAACGTCGAGATCCACGGGGTGGACATCGACGGGCCGGTCGTCGAGCAGGCCAAGGAGGGCCTCTACCCCAAGGCGGCCTTCCGGGCCACCGACCAGGCGCAGCTCGACCGCTGGTTCAAGGCCGAGGGCGATCGCTACCGCATCCTGGAGCGGGTGCGCAAGGCGGTGGCCTTCCGGCAGGGTAACCTGCTGGAGATGAACAAGTGGCCGGGGTTCAAGGGCTTCGACGTGATCCTGTGCCGCAACCTGCTCATCTACTTCGACCAGGCGACCCAGCGCCGCCTGGTGGACCTGTTCTACCAGGCCCTCAACCCGGGCGGGTACCTGCTCCTGGGGCACTCCGAATCGCTGCTGACGCTTGGGACCTCGTTCTTGCCCGACCCGGTGCACCGTGCCATGGTCTACTACAAGCCGACCGCTGAGATTGAGAAGGTCATGCGATGA
- a CDS encoding methyl-accepting chemotaxis protein, giving the protein MRLTLRARIFSGFLLMIALIAALGVASVFSVQRVQGLLAATYRQDLAGLNQSAETLAQLHNLRVGAHRFVGAPTPQREEKIAGTLDGDLTDFQKMVTALEGLDAVKEGQVELSAFKAETDAFISIVRQAMVEKQTRGAVEAAWLMERDGRDHFLKAEEAIQQVHDRIQAESKARYEASVQDAQRSLALTVGFIVVALGAALAMAWVLARSIVNPIQRMQRAAQAIARGELDQDVRERRQDEIGAMAQSFQDMTRYLTEVATVASAMSQGDLSRSLTPKSPSDRLGTAVAQMVESLRGIVQRVRAASDAVGAEAHAIASSSAELAASVAVQASSAEETSAAMVEMNASLHSVDSTVQTMDRKVGLVRGQSDALAAAVSQTSSSISELAASIQQVAGNVSNANRVAEEASGAAHAGEEAVNQTVAGMKAIAETMGGIRATIQLLDQRSGEIGAIIEVIDDIADQTNLLALNAAIEAARAGDAGRGFAVVADEVRKLAERSAKATKEIGDLIRAIQQETTQAVGVTHEGASKVEEGSRLASRTGEALGRMRDAASHVGRLLAEVATATDEQARSGGAIVSATEQMAAINDQVTGAVAEMEQLARGVSYATGEQRQGSEQVVVAVESLNRSSREASAATDQVARTADDLTEQARRLQEAISFFKLDSQDPQTALGAERPLALAAPRPSR; this is encoded by the coding sequence ATGCGCCTCACGCTCCGCGCCCGCATCTTTTCTGGCTTCCTGCTCATGATCGCGCTGATCGCGGCCCTCGGGGTGGCCTCGGTCTTCTCGGTCCAGCGGGTGCAGGGCCTTCTGGCCGCGACCTACCGGCAGGACCTGGCCGGCCTGAACCAGAGCGCCGAGACCCTCGCCCAGCTCCACAACCTGCGCGTGGGCGCCCACCGCTTCGTCGGCGCCCCCACCCCGCAGCGCGAGGAGAAGATCGCCGGGACCCTCGACGGCGACCTGACCGACTTCCAGAAGATGGTCACCGCGCTCGAGGGGCTCGACGCGGTCAAGGAAGGCCAGGTCGAGCTGAGCGCCTTCAAGGCCGAGACCGACGCCTTCATCTCCATCGTCAGGCAGGCCATGGTCGAGAAGCAGACGCGCGGGGCCGTCGAGGCCGCCTGGCTGATGGAGCGCGACGGGCGCGATCACTTCCTCAAGGCCGAAGAGGCCATCCAGCAGGTCCACGACCGGATCCAGGCCGAGAGCAAGGCGCGCTACGAGGCCTCGGTGCAAGACGCCCAGCGCTCGCTCGCGCTGACCGTCGGCTTCATCGTCGTCGCGCTCGGGGCGGCCCTCGCGATGGCGTGGGTCCTCGCCCGCTCCATCGTGAACCCCATCCAGCGCATGCAGCGCGCCGCCCAGGCGATCGCGCGAGGCGAACTGGACCAGGACGTGCGCGAACGTCGCCAGGACGAGATCGGAGCCATGGCGCAGAGCTTCCAGGACATGACCCGCTACCTCACGGAGGTCGCCACGGTCGCGAGCGCCATGAGCCAGGGGGACCTCAGCCGGAGCCTCACCCCCAAGAGCCCGAGCGACCGGCTCGGCACCGCCGTCGCCCAGATGGTCGAGAGCCTGCGCGGCATCGTCCAGCGGGTGCGCGCCGCCTCCGACGCGGTGGGCGCGGAGGCCCATGCGATCGCAAGCTCCAGCGCGGAGCTCGCGGCGTCGGTCGCCGTCCAGGCGTCCAGCGCCGAAGAGACCTCGGCGGCCATGGTGGAGATGAACGCCAGCCTCCACTCGGTCGACTCGACCGTGCAGACCATGGATCGCAAGGTGGGCCTGGTTCGGGGCCAGTCGGACGCGCTGGCCGCGGCCGTCAGCCAGACCAGCAGCTCCATCTCGGAGCTTGCGGCCAGCATCCAGCAGGTGGCGGGCAACGTCTCGAACGCCAACCGGGTGGCCGAGGAGGCCTCCGGGGCGGCGCACGCCGGCGAAGAGGCCGTCAACCAGACCGTGGCCGGCATGAAGGCGATCGCCGAGACCATGGGGGGCATCCGTGCCACCATCCAGCTGCTGGATCAGCGCTCGGGCGAGATCGGGGCGATCATCGAGGTGATCGACGACATCGCCGATCAGACCAACCTCCTGGCGCTCAACGCCGCCATCGAGGCCGCCCGCGCCGGCGACGCGGGCCGGGGCTTCGCGGTGGTCGCCGACGAGGTGCGCAAGCTCGCCGAGCGCTCGGCCAAGGCCACCAAGGAGATCGGCGACCTCATCCGGGCCATCCAGCAGGAAACCACCCAGGCGGTCGGCGTCACCCACGAGGGCGCCTCCAAGGTCGAAGAGGGCTCGCGGCTGGCGAGCCGTACCGGCGAGGCCCTCGGGCGGATGCGGGATGCGGCGAGCCACGTCGGCCGGCTCCTGGCCGAGGTCGCCACGGCCACCGACGAGCAGGCGCGCTCCGGCGGCGCGATCGTCTCGGCCACCGAGCAGATGGCTGCGATCAACGACCAGGTCACCGGCGCGGTGGCCGAGATGGAGCAGCTCGCCCGGGGCGTCTCCTACGCCACCGGCGAGCAGCGCCAGGGCTCCGAGCAGGTCGTGGTCGCGGTCGAGAGCCTGAACCGCAGCTCGCGCGAGGCCTCGGCCGCCACCGATCAGGTCGCCCGCACGGCCGACGACCTCACCGAGCAGGCGCGCCGGCTCCAGGAGGCCATCTCCTTCTTCAAGCTCGACTCCCAGGATCCTCAGACGGCGCTGGGCGCCGAGCGTCCCCTCGCCCTCGCGGCGCCTCGCCCCTCACGATAA
- a CDS encoding chemotaxis protein CheA: MSFEFSDEDFKLFLEEGRAHLQTLEQSLLVLEDTLGEPLDLALINEMFRAAHSVKGAAGMLGLKTIQALTHQLENLLGRMREGKIGTDPELLEGLFEAVDVLGTLMVEMGGQDRTTRTDTAPTTQRLKDLLSARENAGPTTEDAKTLLPFHLEHGLEASLDAKAMETAKRAIREKRYLYEVKLDLEGCRWVEESIDHDVFQKLAAISEVIALHSDPAPPEQGSTEAFALKGHALVQSSADPMILSILVPMGPDELRLVYDPSSAPEDAPAAPQEAAAVVKASEAPKPAAKQAARAGGAAAAHSQSIRVDVERLDDLMNVVGEIVIGNTRLSQLGGVLEGRYDRDVTVQQLTESLGQLGRLVGDLQMTVIRTRMVPVERVFSRFPRLIRDLARNLGKEAKLEMSGQETEIDKTVSEELEDPLVHLLRNAIDHGVETPDRREASGKPRTGTIKLSAHHEGNHIVILLEDDGGGIDPAKILKKARDLGLASPDAVYSDHDAVQFIFAPGFSTAEKVTDVSGRGVGMDVVNQNIRKLKGSVHVESTKGEGSKFIIKLPLTLAITKALLVRAGGETFAIPLESVRESIRLAPSAIKTINGRPVTQVRDEVLPLFKLQEAFGFGSDGQEARHLPVVVVGSGKEQLGLIVDRLEGEQDIVVKSMGNYLGEIQGVAGATILGDGRVALILDVATLIDEGARRAGLGATSAG; encoded by the coding sequence ATGAGTTTCGAATTTAGCGACGAGGATTTCAAGCTCTTCCTGGAAGAGGGAAGGGCCCACCTCCAGACCCTGGAGCAGAGCCTGCTGGTCTTGGAGGACACCCTCGGTGAGCCCCTCGATCTCGCCCTGATCAACGAGATGTTCCGGGCGGCGCACTCGGTCAAGGGCGCGGCCGGCATGCTCGGCCTCAAGACCATCCAGGCCCTGACGCACCAGCTCGAGAACCTGCTCGGCCGCATGCGAGAGGGCAAGATCGGCACCGACCCGGAGCTGCTCGAGGGCCTCTTCGAGGCGGTGGACGTGCTCGGCACCCTCATGGTCGAGATGGGCGGCCAGGACCGGACGACCCGGACCGACACCGCCCCCACCACCCAGCGCCTCAAGGACCTCCTCTCGGCCCGCGAGAACGCCGGACCCACCACCGAAGACGCGAAGACCCTGCTGCCCTTCCACCTGGAGCACGGGCTCGAGGCCTCGCTCGACGCCAAGGCCATGGAGACGGCCAAGCGCGCCATCCGCGAGAAGCGCTACCTGTACGAGGTCAAGCTCGATCTCGAGGGCTGTCGCTGGGTCGAGGAGAGCATCGATCACGACGTCTTCCAGAAGCTCGCGGCCATCTCCGAGGTGATCGCCCTGCACTCGGACCCCGCCCCCCCCGAGCAGGGCAGCACCGAGGCGTTCGCCCTCAAGGGCCACGCTCTGGTCCAGTCCTCGGCGGACCCCATGATCCTCTCGATCCTGGTGCCGATGGGCCCGGACGAGCTGCGCCTGGTCTACGATCCGAGCAGCGCCCCCGAGGACGCGCCCGCCGCGCCCCAGGAGGCCGCTGCGGTCGTGAAGGCCAGCGAGGCTCCCAAGCCCGCCGCCAAGCAGGCGGCACGGGCGGGCGGCGCCGCTGCTGCCCACAGCCAGAGTATCCGCGTCGACGTGGAGCGCCTGGACGACCTGATGAACGTGGTCGGCGAGATCGTCATCGGCAACACCCGCCTCTCGCAGCTCGGCGGGGTCCTGGAGGGCCGCTACGACCGCGACGTGACCGTCCAGCAGCTCACCGAGAGCCTGGGACAGCTCGGGCGCCTGGTGGGCGACCTGCAGATGACGGTCATCCGGACCCGCATGGTGCCGGTCGAGCGCGTCTTCTCGCGCTTCCCTCGCCTCATCCGCGACCTGGCCCGCAACCTCGGCAAGGAAGCCAAGCTCGAGATGAGCGGCCAGGAGACCGAGATCGACAAGACCGTCAGCGAGGAGCTGGAGGATCCCCTGGTCCACCTGCTGCGCAATGCCATCGACCACGGGGTCGAGACGCCCGACAGGCGCGAGGCCAGCGGCAAGCCCCGGACGGGCACCATCAAGCTCTCGGCCCACCACGAGGGCAACCACATCGTGATCCTCCTGGAGGACGACGGCGGCGGCATCGACCCGGCCAAGATCCTCAAGAAGGCCCGGGACCTGGGCCTGGCGAGCCCGGATGCCGTCTACAGCGATCACGACGCGGTCCAGTTCATCTTCGCCCCGGGCTTCAGCACCGCCGAGAAGGTCACTGACGTCTCGGGCCGCGGGGTCGGCATGGACGTGGTCAACCAGAACATCCGCAAGCTCAAGGGCTCGGTCCACGTCGAATCGACCAAGGGCGAGGGCTCGAAGTTCATCATCAAGCTGCCCTTGACGCTCGCCATCACCAAGGCCCTCCTGGTGCGCGCGGGCGGCGAGACGTTCGCCATCCCGCTCGAGAGCGTCCGCGAGAGCATCCGCCTCGCGCCTTCGGCCATCAAAACCATCAACGGCAGGCCCGTGACCCAGGTCCGCGACGAGGTGCTTCCCCTCTTCAAGCTGCAGGAGGCCTTCGGCTTCGGCTCGGACGGCCAGGAGGCGCGTCACCTGCCGGTGGTCGTGGTGGGCAGCGGCAAGGAGCAGCTGGGCCTGATCGTCGATCGCCTGGAAGGCGAGCAGGACATCGTGGTCAAGAGCATGGGCAACTACCTGGGCGAGATCCAGGGCGTCGCTGGCGCGACCATCCTGGGCGACGGCCGCGTGGCCCTCATCCTGGACGTGGCGACCCTCATCGACGAGGGCGCCCGGCGCGCCGGGCTCGGCGCGACGAGCGCCGGTTAG